In Candidatus Vesicomyosocius okutanii, one DNA window encodes the following:
- a CDS encoding HP0495 family protein, with protein sequence MITVNSTSETLFNFPCDYSIKIFGKNCEKFQNTICTIVERHTHKLNPNKITKKHSSKGNYVSFSIRIIANSRIQLDSINQDLKNCNLVSYVL encoded by the coding sequence ATGATTACCGTTAACTCTACTTCAGAAACTTTATTTAATTTTCCTTGTGACTATTCTATTAAAATATTTGGTAAAAATTGTGAAAAGTTTCAGAATACAATTTGCACTATTGTTGAACGTCACACTCACAAATTAAATCCCAATAAAATAACAAAGAAGCACAGTTCTAAAGGTAATTATGTGTCTTTCAGCATTCGTATTATTGCCAACAGTAGAATTCAATTAGATTCCATTAATCAAGATTTAAAAAACTGTAATTTAGTGTCTTATGTTCTATAA
- the lipB gene encoding lipoyl(octanoyl) transferase LipB translates to MRVINLGRQDYLNIWDKMKTFTNTRDKNTKDELWIVEHNPVFTQGVSSKPEHILSNTDIPIVQTDRGGQVTYHGPGQVIIYCLFDLKRLGMGVKRIIEIIENSIIDLLRTYTIKAHLKSGAPGVYIDNAKIAALGLRIKQSRIYHGLSLNIDMDLSPFIQINPCGYQNLKVTQLCDLTDSRDTLNIIAKKLSQILINYVSRNRH, encoded by the coding sequence ATGCGTGTTATCAATTTAGGGCGTCAAGACTATTTAAACATCTGGGATAAGATGAAAACATTTACTAATACTCGTGATAAAAATACCAAAGATGAATTATGGATTGTAGAACACAATCCTGTATTTACACAAGGGGTTTCTAGTAAACCAGAACATATTTTATCCAATACTGATATTCCTATCGTTCAAACTGATCGTGGAGGACAAGTTACTTATCATGGCCCTGGGCAAGTGATTATTTATTGTCTATTTGACCTTAAACGTCTTGGCATGGGAGTTAAAAGAATTATTGAAATTATTGAAAATTCAATAATTGACTTATTGAGAACTTACACCATTAAAGCACATCTAAAATCCGGAGCACCTGGTGTATATATTGATAATGCTAAAATTGCAGCACTTGGTTTAAGGATTAAACAATCAAGAATTTATCATGGGCTGAGTCTTAATATAGATATGGATTTATCTCCATTTATCCAAATTAATCCTTGTGGATATCAAAACCTGAAAGTAACACAACTTTGTGATTTAACGGATAGTAGAGATACTTTAAATATTATTGCTAAAAAACTTAGCCAAATACTTATTAATTATGTTTCAAGAAATAGACATTAA
- the lipA gene encoding lipoyl synthase codes for MFQEIDIKSLKGKSKVARLRIKPDVNRTVIRKPKWIRTKHIFGSKVDQLKSTLRAQKLFTVCEEAQCPNLVECFNHGTATFMIMGQICTRRCPFCDVAHGKPRTLDIDEPKHLADTIKKMRLKYVVITSVDRDDLHDGGVQHFKMCIDNIRLSTPKVKIEILTPDFKGRIDKALKVFKSCPPDVFNHNLETVPSLYPKVRPGANYEYSLKLLQKFKQQHPLVISKSGLMLGVGESEKQVINVLKDLRRHNVDMLTIGQYLQPSKYHLAVETYIHPNQFDKYRKIALKLGFIRVASGPMVRSSYHANLQIKGKLII; via the coding sequence ATGTTTCAAGAAATAGACATTAAAAGTTTAAAAGGAAAATCTAAAGTGGCACGCTTAAGAATTAAACCTGATGTTAATAGAACAGTTATTAGAAAACCAAAATGGATACGGACCAAGCATATTTTTGGTTCAAAAGTTGATCAACTAAAAAGCACGCTTCGGGCGCAGAAATTATTTACAGTCTGTGAAGAAGCTCAATGCCCAAATTTAGTTGAATGTTTTAATCATGGTACTGCTACTTTTATGATTATGGGACAAATCTGTACACGTCGTTGCCCATTTTGTGATGTCGCTCATGGTAAACCCAGAACGCTTGATATAGATGAGCCTAAACATTTAGCTGATACCATCAAAAAGATGCGACTTAAGTATGTAGTGATTACTTCAGTAGATAGGGACGATTTACATGATGGAGGTGTTCAACATTTCAAAATGTGTATTGATAATATCAGATTAAGTACACCAAAAGTTAAGATTGAAATCTTAACTCCAGATTTCAAAGGTAGGATTGATAAAGCACTTAAGGTTTTTAAATCTTGTCCGCCTGATGTCTTTAATCATAATCTGGAGACAGTGCCAAGCTTATACCCAAAAGTTCGACCTGGTGCAAATTATGAGTATTCATTAAAATTACTTCAAAAATTTAAACAACAACACCCTCTTGTTATTAGTAAATCAGGATTAATGCTAGGGGTTGGTGAAAGTGAAAAACAAGTTATCAATGTGTTAAAGGATTTACGCAGACATAATGTAGATATGCTTACTATAGGTCAATATTTACAACCAAGTAAATATCATTTAGCTGTTGAAACATATATTCATCCGAATCAATTTGATAAGTATAGAAAAATTGCACTTAAATTAGGTTTTATTAGAGTCGCTAGTGGACCCATGGTACGTTCTTCTTATCATGCTAATTTACAAATTAAAGGTAAATTAATAATTTAG
- a CDS encoding efflux RND transporter permease subunit: MTNKSHVDQVKIDKVNRKFEMGIAGKLTKAFITSSLSIIIFFAMLGAGIIGLISTPRQEDPQISVPLIDLFVEYPGASSKEVSNIIIKPLERLMSNILGVKHVYSVSDKSKGVITVEFDVGQEMNTSIIKVRDKMLSNLEFMPPGAKQPLIKPKEIDDVPIINLTLWSKSLDDGQLRSLGLELLQQLAKVKDTNNGFVVGGRKEIFHIDAYPGRLAGHDISIQQIASTIGNANVRGHTGNIELNGLKMEVYSGDFFSKVEDIENLVITVNDGKPIYVRDVADVYYAPEDAEHMVNYYTGKANKTEKKATAEQAITIAIAKKYGTNGVEVAENILAKVEELKGKLIPDNVEISVTRDYGKSAKDKVNVLIKKLFIATGAVTLLVWFALGIRPAIVVTLVIPVVLLMTIFSAWILGMTIDRVSLFALIFSIGILVDDAIVVTENIYRRWLIDNKITIGTAIDAVREVGNPTILATFTVVAALVPMAAVSGMMGPYMAPIPILGSVAMMFSLFAAFVFTPYFIMIFVPPLNVLHKMHKKEEKEAKVMFTFFHSTISKLFNIKIYGWGFLIGLIVAFFMSISMFYTTLVPVKMLPLDNKSEFGVILNMPDGTALANTASTLHKMAQVLRNVPEVVAIQSYSGTAKPFDFNGLVRHYYLRQSPSEGELQIQLVEKSERARSSHEIALEARTLIKQIVEDVGANYAVIEMPPGPPVLSPVVAEVYGPDKETRRKLANDLTELFKESGTMTDVDNLIRDKYPVIDFQVDTAKASRFGVSVMTIKETLSMAMSSFNVGTIRLKNALEPSRICLQIPLSKRSQLSYLTQLPVPSQHGGLIPISELGSFSYKKQDDLIFHKDLADIEYVLGEPKGRLSAPIYAMLGVDDLLLKYQTIDGKQLQGEYLGPPKDQTIPSFEWTGEWTVTYETFRDMGSTFAIALVVIYMLVVWQFGSFIIPAVIMAPIPLTLLGIVPGHWLLDAEFTATSMIGWIALAGIIVRNSILLVDFTVQEYAKGIPFFDAIINSCSSRTRPIMITAFALVGGSSVILSDPIFQGMAISLLFGVLISTILTLIVIPLGTLSAGEATCRNIAVNMGLLPENKDADSKYNVEEPKSEKENKDPKEWIKTVLGRKNKVKLSSEELGINKLVKKTDKNNL, encoded by the coding sequence ATGACAAACAAAAGTCATGTTGATCAGGTAAAGATCGATAAGGTGAATAGAAAGTTTGAGATGGGTATTGCTGGAAAGCTTACTAAAGCTTTTATTACCTCTTCACTGTCTATTATCATATTTTTTGCTATGTTAGGCGCAGGTATTATTGGTTTAATTTCAACCCCAAGGCAAGAAGATCCTCAAATTTCTGTACCACTTATTGACTTATTTGTTGAATATCCAGGCGCTTCTTCTAAGGAAGTGTCAAATATTATTATTAAGCCTTTAGAACGTTTAATGTCAAATATTTTAGGTGTTAAGCATGTTTATTCTGTTAGTGATAAGAGCAAAGGTGTTATTACTGTAGAGTTTGATGTGGGTCAAGAAATGAATACCTCTATTATCAAAGTACGTGACAAAATGTTGTCAAATCTTGAATTTATGCCCCCGGGTGCTAAGCAACCACTCATTAAACCTAAAGAAATTGATGATGTACCAATCATAAATTTAACACTTTGGTCAAAATCACTTGATGACGGACAGTTACGTTCTTTAGGCCTAGAACTGTTACAGCAGCTTGCAAAAGTTAAAGATACTAATAATGGCTTTGTTGTTGGCGGGCGTAAGGAAATTTTTCATATTGATGCTTATCCAGGGCGTTTAGCTGGACATGATATTTCTATTCAGCAAATTGCTAGTACTATTGGTAATGCTAATGTACGAGGACACACAGGAAATATTGAACTAAATGGATTAAAGATGGAGGTTTATTCAGGTGATTTCTTTAGTAAAGTGGAAGATATTGAAAACTTGGTAATTACAGTAAATGATGGTAAACCAATTTATGTGCGTGATGTAGCTGATGTGTATTATGCACCAGAAGATGCTGAACATATGGTTAATTATTATACAGGAAAGGCAAATAAAACAGAAAAAAAAGCTACTGCTGAACAGGCAATAACAATTGCTATTGCAAAAAAATATGGTACTAATGGCGTAGAAGTAGCTGAAAATATTCTTGCTAAAGTTGAAGAATTAAAAGGCAAACTTATCCCTGATAACGTAGAAATTAGTGTCACCAGAGATTATGGAAAATCTGCAAAAGATAAGGTAAATGTTTTAATTAAGAAATTATTTATTGCTACAGGTGCAGTGACTCTGCTTGTATGGTTTGCCTTGGGTATTCGTCCAGCTATTGTAGTAACGTTAGTCATTCCAGTTGTATTATTGATGACCATTTTTTCTGCGTGGATTTTAGGCATGACCATTGATAGGGTTAGTTTATTTGCTTTGATTTTCTCAATTGGTATTCTAGTGGATGATGCTATTGTTGTCACCGAAAATATCTATAGGAGATGGTTGATTGATAATAAAATTACTATTGGTACCGCGATTGACGCAGTGCGTGAAGTTGGTAACCCAACAATTTTAGCAACCTTTACTGTAGTCGCGGCTCTAGTGCCTATGGCAGCAGTTAGTGGAATGATGGGGCCATATATGGCTCCAATTCCTATATTAGGCTCGGTTGCAATGATGTTTTCATTGTTTGCAGCGTTCGTTTTTACCCCTTATTTTATAATGATATTTGTACCGCCTTTGAATGTGCTACACAAAATGCATAAAAAAGAAGAAAAAGAAGCAAAAGTTATGTTTACATTTTTTCATTCAACCATCTCTAAATTATTCAATATAAAAATATATGGTTGGGGTTTTTTGATTGGATTGATTGTTGCTTTTTTTATGTCAATATCAATGTTCTATACTACTTTAGTTCCTGTAAAAATGTTGCCTCTGGATAATAAGTCTGAATTTGGTGTAATTTTAAATATGCCTGATGGTACAGCACTAGCAAATACAGCTTCAACTTTACATAAAATGGCGCAAGTATTGCGCAATGTACCAGAAGTCGTTGCTATTCAATCCTATTCAGGAACTGCCAAGCCTTTTGATTTTAACGGACTAGTAAGACATTATTATTTAAGACAATCTCCTTCAGAAGGTGAATTGCAAATTCAGTTGGTTGAAAAATCAGAGAGAGCTCGTTCTAGTCATGAAATTGCCTTAGAAGCAAGAACATTGATTAAACAGATTGTAGAAGATGTAGGTGCTAATTATGCTGTTATTGAAATGCCACCTGGTCCTCCAGTATTAAGTCCTGTTGTTGCTGAAGTGTACGGGCCAGATAAGGAGACTCGTCGTAAATTAGCAAATGACTTAACAGAATTATTCAAAGAATCGGGTACAATGACAGATGTTGATAATCTTATACGTGATAAGTATCCTGTTATTGACTTTCAAGTAGATACAGCAAAAGCTTCTCGATTTGGTGTTAGTGTTATGACTATTAAAGAAACACTTTCAATGGCTATGAGTAGTTTTAATGTAGGTACAATTAGATTAAAAAATGCACTTGAACCTTCACGTATTTGTTTACAAATACCGCTATCTAAACGCTCTCAATTATCTTATTTGACTCAATTGCCTGTACCTTCTCAGCATGGTGGATTGATTCCAATTTCAGAATTAGGTTCATTTAGTTATAAAAAGCAAGATGATTTAATTTTTCATAAAGATTTAGCAGATATTGAATATGTATTAGGCGAACCTAAAGGTCGCCTAAGTGCACCAATTTATGCAATGTTAGGTGTAGATGACTTGCTACTTAAATATCAAACGATTGATGGCAAACAATTACAAGGTGAATATCTGGGACCACCTAAAGATCAAACCATTCCAAGTTTTGAATGGACAGGTGAATGGACAGTTACTTATGAGACTTTTCGAGACATGGGTAGCACATTTGCTATAGCGTTAGTTGTAATTTATATGTTGGTTGTGTGGCAGTTTGGTAGCTTTATTATTCCAGCTGTTATTATGGCACCAATTCCATTAACATTATTGGGTATTGTCCCAGGTCATTGGTTATTAGATGCAGAATTTACAGCCACTTCAATGATTGGTTGGATTGCATTAGCAGGAATTATTGTACGAAATTCAATTTTATTAGTTGATTTTACTGTTCAAGAATATGCTAAAGGTATACCGTTTTTTGATGCAATAATTAATTCATGCTCTTCAAGAACACGGCCTATTATGATTACTGCATTTGCATTGGTTGGTGGTTCTAGTGTTATCTTATCAGATCCTATATTCCAAGGTATGGCAATTTCATTATTATTTGGTGTACTAATTTCTACTATACTAACGCTAATTGTAATCCCGTTAGGAACTTTATCTGCTGGCGAAGCTACTTGTAGAAATATTGCGGTTAATATGGGTCTTCTTCCTGAAAATAAAGATGCAGATTCGAAATACAATGTTGAAGAGCCAAAATCTGAAAAGGAAAATAAAGACCCTAAAGAATGGATAAAAACAGTTCTTGGTAGAAAAAATAAGGTTAAACTTAGTAGTGAGGAATTAGGTATTAATAAGCTAGTAAAGAAAACAGATAAGAATAATTTATGA
- a CDS encoding efflux RND transporter periplasmic adaptor subunit, with protein sequence MHTLILLFTSIVLMSSLPSKAQITSLNMSLKGSTKQNINNFESVYNIQAVRGISLDKRALLGGSVISSSRVNLVAQVSGDVLNIKGQEGDMFKKGAILVTLEQESIQAQRDSAYAAIASASEALRNAGVQYSQSIVSPNSGGMFGSVPGMFSMFTDPMLKISGQGNPDFDKFANRTSRYTNYQQAKNKLKQAELHLKQAESRLKDANVSAPFDGVIVAKNINKGDVVQPGQILIKFANIKNLQVEVNVPSRLVRSLKLNKTYRIKLDIANIVVDAKLSQIYPIADNVKHSVKVKFDLPANVPVLSGAYAEVEIFETDSGVLTPVIPEIAIMWRSSLPSVFVVNSLTNKTELRFIRLGEQVGKNKKSVLSGLKIGERIVSNPNILMVSGMGI encoded by the coding sequence ATGCATACATTAATCTTATTATTCACATCGATTGTATTGATGTCTTCATTACCTTCTAAAGCACAAATTACTTCCCTTAATATGTCTTTAAAAGGAAGTACAAAACAAAATATTAACAATTTTGAATCTGTTTATAACATTCAAGCTGTAAGGGGTATATCACTAGATAAGAGAGCGCTTTTAGGTGGTTCAGTTATTTCTTCTTCGCGTGTTAATTTGGTTGCTCAGGTATCTGGCGATGTATTAAACATTAAGGGTCAAGAGGGGGATATGTTTAAAAAAGGTGCAATTTTAGTCACATTAGAACAAGAGTCCATTCAAGCACAAAGAGATTCAGCCTATGCAGCAATTGCTTCAGCTAGTGAGGCGCTTAGAAATGCAGGGGTCCAATATTCACAATCAATTGTATCGCCAAACTCAGGTGGTATGTTTGGTAGTGTACCAGGTATGTTTTCAATGTTTACTGACCCTATGTTAAAAATATCAGGTCAAGGTAATCCAGATTTTGACAAGTTTGCTAATAGAACCTCTAGATACACAAACTATCAGCAGGCTAAGAATAAACTTAAGCAAGCTGAATTACATTTAAAGCAAGCTGAATCACGCTTAAAAGATGCTAATGTGAGTGCGCCATTTGATGGTGTTATTGTGGCTAAAAATATTAATAAGGGGGATGTTGTCCAACCTGGTCAAATTTTGATAAAATTTGCTAATATTAAAAATCTTCAAGTAGAAGTGAATGTGCCTTCAAGGTTAGTTAGAAGTCTTAAACTTAACAAAACATATCGTATTAAATTAGATATTGCTAATATTGTAGTTGATGCTAAACTTTCACAAATTTATCCTATTGCAGATAATGTTAAACATAGTGTTAAGGTTAAGTTTGATTTACCGGCTAATGTTCCAGTATTATCAGGAGCATATGCAGAAGTAGAAATTTTTGAAACAGATTCTGGCGTATTAACGCCAGTCATTCCTGAAATTGCTATTATGTGGCGATCTTCATTACCAAGTGTGTTTGTTGTTAATTCATTAACCAATAAAACAGAGTTAAGATTTATACGTTTAGGAGAACAAGTTGGAAAGAATAAAAAAAGCGTTCTATCAGGTTTAAAAATTGGTGAAAGAATTGTTTCTAATCCAAACATTCTAATGGTTTCAGGTATGGGTATTTAA
- the pdxA gene encoding 4-hydroxythreonine-4-phosphate dehydrogenase PdxA: MTTIAFTVGEPSGIGPDLAVIYAQIKSNKNLLLFTDPDVLLNRAKQLNLNIKIIEAEQAGSNYELAVYPIKVNTHVECGILNKDNAQYVLNTLDCATEYCLNSRCDALVTGPIHKGIINQAGINFTGHTEYLANLSNIDKTVMMLATNGLRVALATTHMPLSDVPQNITTQSLKKTISIIHQFLLNNGVNTPKIVVCGLNPHAGENGYLGMEEIEIINPLIKELNSQGYNLVGSIPADTAFTPNSLTGVDCVLSMYHDQGLPVLKTLGFKKAVNITLGLPFIRTSVDHGSALNLAGTGNISLGSLNTAINYAQMLVINHKKFKPTKVVSLDT; this comes from the coding sequence ATGACAACTATTGCTTTCACCGTTGGAGAACCATCTGGTATTGGACCTGATTTAGCTGTTATTTACGCTCAAATAAAATCAAATAAAAATCTTTTGTTATTTACAGATCCAGATGTTTTATTAAATCGTGCAAAACAACTTAACTTAAACATAAAAATTATTGAAGCTGAACAAGCTGGTTCAAATTATGAACTGGCTGTCTATCCAATTAAAGTTAATACCCATGTAGAGTGCGGTATTTTGAATAAAGATAATGCACAATATGTGTTAAATACACTTGATTGTGCAACTGAGTATTGTCTTAATTCACGATGTGATGCCTTAGTTACTGGTCCCATACATAAAGGTATTATTAACCAAGCAGGAATAAATTTTACAGGTCATACTGAATATTTAGCTAACTTGTCTAATATTGATAAAACAGTAATGATGTTGGCAACAAATGGCTTGAGAGTTGCACTAGCAACTACACATATGCCACTTTCAGATGTGCCTCAAAATATTACCACGCAATCTTTGAAGAAAACCATTAGCATTATTCACCAATTCTTGTTAAATAATGGTGTCAACACACCTAAAATTGTTGTATGTGGTTTAAATCCGCATGCGGGAGAAAATGGTTATTTAGGTATGGAAGAGATTGAAATTATCAATCCTTTAATTAAAGAACTAAATAGTCAAGGATACAATCTTGTTGGTAGTATACCTGCTGATACAGCCTTTACACCTAATTCACTAACTGGTGTTGATTGTGTATTGAGTATGTATCACGATCAAGGTTTACCGGTTCTAAAAACATTAGGATTTAAAAAAGCAGTCAATATTACACTAGGCTTACCTTTTATACGAACTTCGGTAGATCATGGTAGCGCGCTTAATCTTGCTGGTACTGGGAATATTAGCCTTGGTAGTTTGAATACTGCTATAAATTATGCACAAATGCTAGTCATCAATCATAAAAAATTTAAACCAACAAAAGTTGTATCTCTTGATACATAA
- the rsmA gene encoding 16S rRNA (adenine(1518)-N(6)/adenine(1519)-N(6))-dimethyltransferase RsmA gives MIHKARKRFGQNFLIDNRIIDRIIATISPKRNDNLLEIGPGQGAITIPLLNYVNQLNVIEIDLNLISILESLEYSHLIIYQGDVLKFDLNILPMPIRIIGNLPYNISSSILFHLIENLDKIQDITVMLQKEVVERMGANSGSKVYGRLSVMMQTFFNINMIFTVPPESFNPVPRVDSAIVYLKPLAQPKTKNIKVFEKVVKLAFSQRRKMLRNSLKYVLTQKQTDIDLSRRAEMLTVDDFITLTQDYEKQH, from the coding sequence TTGATACATAAAGCTCGTAAGCGTTTTGGGCAAAACTTTCTTATTGATAACAGAATTATTGACCGTATTATCGCCACTATCTCCCCAAAGCGTAATGATAATTTATTAGAAATTGGTCCTGGACAAGGAGCCATAACAATACCTTTATTAAATTATGTTAACCAATTGAACGTTATTGAAATTGATCTAAATTTGATTTCAATTCTAGAATCACTTGAATACTCTCATTTAATAATTTATCAAGGTGATGTGCTTAAATTTGATTTAAATATCTTGCCTATGCCAATTAGGATAATTGGTAATTTACCTTACAATATTTCTTCTTCTATCCTTTTTCATTTGATTGAAAATTTAGATAAAATACAAGACATAACTGTCATGTTACAAAAAGAAGTTGTAGAAAGGATGGGGGCAAACAGTGGCTCTAAAGTATATGGACGTTTAAGCGTCATGATGCAAACATTTTTTAATATTAATATGATTTTTACTGTACCACCAGAATCATTCAATCCTGTACCAAGAGTAGATTCTGCCATTGTATATTTAAAACCTCTAGCACAACCAAAAACCAAAAATATTAAGGTATTTGAAAAAGTTGTAAAATTAGCATTTTCACAACGAAGAAAAATGTTAAGAAATAGCTTAAAATATGTATTAACCCAAAAACAAACTGACATTGACTTATCCCGGCGTGCTGAAATGCTAACAGTTGATGATTTTATCACCTTAACGCAAGACTATGAAAAACAACATTGA
- the apaG gene encoding Co2+/Mg2+ efflux protein ApaG, giving the protein MKNNIEIKIKVTYLESQSDIYANQYIYTYTITITNRGNVGVQLLTRHWRIKDETGHTEDVIGKGVIGQQPHLSPKESFQYSSGSIIKTQTGSMKGSYGMINDRGERFNVKIPEFILSKPYTLH; this is encoded by the coding sequence ATGAAAAACAACATTGAAATAAAGATTAAAGTAACTTATTTAGAGAGCCAATCAGATATTTATGCAAATCAATATATCTATACTTACACCATTACAATTACTAATAGGGGTAACGTTGGTGTACAACTTTTAACACGTCATTGGCGCATTAAAGATGAAACTGGGCATACTGAAGATGTGATTGGAAAAGGGGTAATTGGTCAACAACCTCACTTATCGCCAAAAGAATCTTTTCAATACTCATCAGGTTCTATTATTAAAACCCAAACTGGCTCTATGAAAGGTTCTTATGGTATGATTAATGATCGTGGAGAGCGTTTTAATGTGAAGATTCCTGAATTTATACTTAGCAAACCTTACACTTTACACTAA
- a CDS encoding symmetrical bis(5'-nucleosyl)-tetraphosphatase, with translation MSDYLIGDVQGCFDSLQTLLKKIKFSSDKDRLFFLGDVVNRGKQSLATLRFIKDLKSNALMVLGNHDFHLLACTLGRKNPNKKDTFTDIINAHDANLLLDFLKNQPLAIKHKGVLMIHAGVPPSWDIDRTLKQSRQVQKHLQSVNVSQFLNKMYGNKPNIWSKDLTELEQCKYTINALMRLRFCKSNDQLEFSHKMNYTHPPKGFKAWFMHKNRLLKNTDIFFGHWSSLSGVNQTHIYSMDHGCIWHGHLSAIRLKDKRIFSVSC, from the coding sequence ATGTCAGACTATTTAATAGGAGATGTTCAAGGTTGTTTTGACTCTTTGCAAACTTTGTTAAAAAAAATTAAATTCTCAAGCGATAAAGATCGATTGTTTTTTTTAGGAGATGTGGTTAATAGAGGTAAACAATCTTTAGCTACATTGCGGTTTATTAAAGACTTAAAAAGTAATGCTTTAATGGTTTTAGGTAATCATGATTTTCATCTATTAGCCTGCACATTAGGTCGTAAAAATCCTAATAAAAAAGACACATTCACTGATATTATTAATGCTCATGATGCAAACTTATTGCTTGATTTTTTGAAGAATCAGCCATTAGCAATTAAGCACAAAGGTGTTCTTATGATTCATGCTGGCGTGCCACCAAGTTGGGATATTGATAGAACTCTTAAACAATCTAGACAGGTTCAAAAACATCTTCAAAGTGTTAATGTTTCACAGTTTTTAAACAAAATGTATGGCAACAAACCTAATATCTGGTCAAAAGATTTAACTGAACTAGAACAGTGTAAATACACTATTAATGCTTTAATGCGACTACGCTTTTGTAAATCCAATGATCAGCTAGAATTTAGCCATAAAATGAATTATACACATCCGCCAAAAGGTTTTAAAGCCTGGTTTATGCATAAAAATAGATTATTAAAAAATACCGATATTTTTTTTGGTCACTGGTCTAGTTTATCAGGTGTTAATCAAACACATATTTATTCGATGGATCATGGTTGTATCTGGCATGGACATTTAAGTGCTATTAGGCTAAAGGATAAAAGAATTTTCTCTGTTAGTTGTTAA
- the dapF gene encoding diaminopimelate epimerase: protein MLINFTKMHGLGNDFMVVDNLAGDITFNAKKITNLANRAFGIGFDQLLVVETSNIRGVDFRYVIYNSNGSEVEQCGNGARCFARFVNYKNLTHSNPITVKTRSNIISLHLNDDNTVCVDMGKPSFNPADIPLLVPQQSEYYQIEGFDLGAISIGNPHCVMLVKDVNTIDVNTIALKIQQSELLPNQANIGFMQILNTHEINLRVYERGSEETLACGSGACAAVAYGVEQGLLKKNVVVHLSGGDALIEYTQGGHIFLSGPAQFVFEGQVEI, encoded by the coding sequence ATGTTAATTAATTTTACAAAAATGCATGGGTTGGGCAACGACTTTATGGTGGTTGATAATCTTGCTGGTGATATTACCTTTAATGCTAAGAAAATAACAAATTTAGCTAATCGGGCTTTTGGGATTGGCTTTGACCAACTATTGGTAGTTGAAACGAGTAATATAAGAGGTGTTGATTTTCGTTATGTTATTTATAATTCTAACGGTTCAGAAGTAGAACAATGTGGCAATGGCGCACGTTGTTTTGCTCGTTTTGTTAATTATAAGAATCTAACTCATAGTAATCCAATTACTGTCAAAACTCGTTCTAATATCATTAGTTTACATCTAAATGACGATAACACAGTGTGTGTTGATATGGGAAAACCAAGTTTTAATCCAGCTGATATACCACTTCTAGTACCGCAACAAAGTGAATATTATCAGATTGAAGGATTTGACTTAGGCGCTATCTCAATTGGTAATCCTCATTGTGTTATGTTAGTTAAAGATGTTAATACTATTGACGTTAATACTATTGCACTTAAAATTCAACAAAGTGAATTGTTGCCCAATCAAGCTAATATTGGTTTTATGCAAATTTTGAATACTCATGAAATTAACCTACGTGTTTATGAACGTGGCTCTGAGGAAACTTTAGCTTGTGGTTCTGGAGCTTGTGCAGCAGTAGCTTATGGTGTTGAACAAGGTTTATTAAAAAAAAATGTTGTTGTTCACTTAAGTGGGGGTGATGCTTTAATTGAATACACGCAAGGTGGGCATATATTTTTATCAGGTCCTGCACAATTTGTGTTTGAAGGTCAAGTAGAGATTTAA